In Bacillus cytotoxicus NVH 391-98, the following are encoded in one genomic region:
- a CDS encoding HNH endonuclease, whose translation MSLNMYLGEVQTQTEGMNAFCTATIQGMEQAIQSIDAFAIDTVLQGQTYSSAKAFFVQTFRPLAQGIIYLCEELIRQNDAFPSQFQSQVASTDVIEQEILEQIREIDRMIASTEAINQTMPIPGMDAMVNLFAVMRRKLQEKLEHLYEFNQTSSDNYNTAIQLATSIATGLAEVQSGKGFSPASGTFSTQGLNMEWAASIQAIGEERARQAENHLKSSSIEEGAMCGPLNSEKKDESLLDKFKHGVEDFYRKYSKIKAVTDDKIAAAFEKAGLGVPYHIKKGMDNALGGELLGIANAALHPINTFNDTIEAFSDPTGTFNAIKQTISDSWNRDVTNGDWNSRAEWYGNAMGHGMFAVAGTKGVDKISKVGEVAAMTSLTKGESLITNSSAYRNALHILNNYEFKAGNHLSYAGVGSIQQYLQKAAPYTYEGPNGPKTIRLRKGELAGDKHPVTGIPYDADGFPIFKSKGEVILKEADFKKSRTTHFRKCSKALYEQIIKDPDLASKFTKEEIQMFKQGETPKHYTWHHHQDTGRMQLVNYQIHHDTGHTGGYRIWGKDSDK comes from the coding sequence ATGAGTTTAAATATGTATTTGGGAGAAGTACAGACTCAAACAGAAGGTATGAATGCTTTCTGTACCGCTACCATTCAAGGTATGGAACAAGCCATTCAGTCGATTGACGCTTTTGCAATTGATACTGTTCTGCAAGGACAAACATATAGTAGTGCAAAAGCATTTTTTGTACAAACCTTTCGTCCTTTAGCACAGGGAATTATTTACTTATGTGAGGAATTAATCCGTCAGAATGATGCCTTTCCGAGTCAATTTCAATCACAAGTCGCTTCCACAGATGTAATCGAACAAGAAATATTAGAACAAATTCGAGAAATTGATCGAATGATAGCAAGTACGGAAGCGATCAACCAAACTATGCCAATACCAGGTATGGATGCTATGGTAAACCTTTTTGCTGTCATGAGGCGTAAACTGCAAGAAAAGTTAGAACACCTATATGAATTTAATCAAACATCTAGCGATAACTATAATACAGCAATTCAATTAGCCACTAGCATTGCGACAGGTTTAGCCGAAGTCCAAAGTGGAAAAGGGTTTAGTCCTGCAAGTGGTACATTTAGTACGCAAGGATTGAATATGGAATGGGCAGCTTCAATTCAAGCGATTGGAGAAGAAAGGGCACGTCAGGCTGAAAACCATCTAAAGAGTAGTTCAATTGAAGAAGGGGCAATGTGTGGTCCATTAAACAGTGAGAAAAAAGATGAATCTTTACTGGATAAGTTTAAACATGGTGTTGAAGATTTTTATAGGAAATATAGTAAAATAAAAGCTGTCACTGATGATAAAATTGCAGCTGCGTTTGAAAAAGCTGGATTAGGTGTGCCCTATCATATAAAAAAAGGAATGGACAACGCTTTAGGTGGTGAATTATTAGGAATTGCAAATGCAGCTCTCCATCCAATAAATACATTTAATGACACGATTGAAGCTTTTTCTGATCCAACCGGAACATTCAATGCGATAAAACAAACAATTTCCGATTCTTGGAATCGTGATGTTACTAATGGAGACTGGAATAGTCGAGCTGAATGGTATGGAAATGCAATGGGGCATGGTATGTTTGCTGTTGCCGGAACAAAAGGTGTAGATAAAATTTCAAAAGTAGGTGAGGTAGCTGCTATGACAAGCCTTACTAAAGGGGAATCTCTTATAACTAATTCCTCAGCATACAGAAATGCGCTACATATACTAAATAACTATGAGTTCAAGGCTGGTAATCACCTCTCATATGCAGGAGTTGGAAGTATCCAACAGTATTTGCAGAAAGCAGCTCCATATACTTATGAAGGTCCAAATGGCCCTAAGACAATAAGATTAAGAAAAGGTGAGTTAGCAGGAGATAAACATCCTGTTACAGGTATTCCATATGATGCAGATGGGTTCCCTATTTTTAAATCTAAGGGTGAGGTAATCCTAAAAGAGGCAGACTTCAAAAAATCTAGAACAACACATTTTAGAAAATGTAGTAAAGCATTATACGAACAAATAATAAAAGACCCTGATTTAGCTTCAAAATTTACGAAAGAAGAAATTCAAATGTTTAAACAAGGTGAAACACCAAAGCATTACACTTGGCATCACCATCAAGATACTGGTAGAATGCAACTTGTAAATTATCAGATACATCACGATACCGGCCATACAGGTGGGTATCGAATTTGGGGAAAAGATAGCGATAAATAA
- a CDS encoding SMI1/KNR4 family protein, whose amino-acid sequence MNNITWSFMSKTPVTDEEIQKVEQYFNIKLPNDFVACVKKYDGGYPNPKVFDVLGQNENVFSDLLTLHIEDKYSIVQNYEGIKDRLVDKVYPFARDPFGNLLCFDYRNNPEAPTVVFWDHEEEEMEEAIYPVCSSFTELLDSLRDFEDDE is encoded by the coding sequence ATGAACAATATTACATGGTCCTTTATGAGTAAAACACCAGTTACAGACGAAGAAATCCAAAAGGTAGAACAATATTTTAATATTAAATTACCCAACGATTTTGTTGCGTGCGTGAAGAAATATGACGGGGGATACCCTAACCCAAAAGTATTTGATGTACTAGGACAAAATGAAAATGTATTCAGTGACCTCTTAACTCTTCATATAGAAGATAAATATTCAATTGTCCAAAACTATGAAGGTATAAAAGATAGATTAGTTGATAAAGTATACCCTTTTGCTAGAGACCCGTTTGGTAACCTTCTATGCTTTGATTACCGAAATAATCCCGAAGCCCCAACCGTTGTATTTTGGGACCATGAGGAAGAAGAGATGGAAGAAGCAATTTACCCTGTTTGTTCATCTTTTACAGAATTGCTGGATAGCTTACGCGATTTTGAAGACGACGAATAA
- the tyrS gene encoding tyrosine--tRNA ligase — MNILQDLEFRGLINQQTDAEGLEQLLEKESVKLYCGFDPTADSLHIGHMLPILMLRRFQLAGHQPIALVGGGTGMIGDPSGKKAERTLNTKDTVAYYTESIKKQLSNFLEFENVENPAVMANNYDWLGNLDVITFLRDIGKNFGLNYMLAKDTVASRLETGISFTEFSYMILQSYDFLNLYKNHGCRLQIGGSDQWGNITAGLELIRKSEEDAKAFGLTIPLVTKSDGTKFGKTEGGAVWLDPEKTTPYEFYQFWINTDDRDVVKYLKYFTFLSHEEILDLEKQVAEAPEKRVAQKALASEMTKLVHGEEALEQAIKISAALFSGSVAELTADEIEQGFKDVPSVDRSAEDTGLIDLLVESKISPSKRQAREDVTNGAIYINGERTQELDYVVTEKDRIEGKFTIIRRGKKKYFLIRY; from the coding sequence ATGAATATTTTACAAGATCTTGAGTTTCGCGGTTTGATTAATCAGCAAACAGATGCTGAAGGTTTAGAACAATTATTAGAAAAAGAAAGCGTTAAATTATACTGTGGTTTTGACCCAACAGCAGATAGCTTACACATCGGACATATGTTACCGATTTTAATGTTGCGTCGCTTTCAATTAGCTGGTCATCAACCAATCGCACTTGTAGGTGGTGGTACTGGTATGATCGGGGACCCAAGTGGTAAAAAAGCAGAGCGTACATTAAATACGAAGGATACAGTTGCTTACTACACTGAAAGTATTAAAAAACAGCTTTCAAACTTCTTAGAATTTGAAAATGTAGAAAATCCAGCAGTAATGGCAAATAACTACGACTGGCTTGGCAACTTAGATGTTATTACATTCTTACGTGACATCGGTAAAAACTTCGGTTTAAACTACATGTTAGCAAAAGATACAGTTGCATCTCGTTTAGAAACTGGTATTTCATTTACGGAATTTAGTTACATGATTTTACAATCATATGACTTCTTAAACTTATATAAAAACCATGGTTGCCGTCTGCAAATTGGTGGTAGTGACCAATGGGGTAACATTACAGCGGGACTTGAATTAATCCGTAAATCGGAAGAAGATGCGAAAGCATTCGGGTTAACAATTCCACTTGTTACAAAATCTGACGGTACGAAGTTTGGAAAAACAGAAGGCGGTGCAGTTTGGTTAGACCCAGAGAAAACAACTCCTTACGAGTTCTATCAATTCTGGATTAACACAGATGACCGCGATGTTGTGAAATATTTAAAATACTTCACATTCCTATCTCATGAAGAAATTCTTGATTTAGAAAAACAAGTAGCTGAAGCACCTGAAAAACGTGTAGCACAAAAAGCATTAGCTTCTGAAATGACAAAGCTTGTTCACGGCGAAGAAGCATTAGAACAAGCAATTAAAATTTCTGCAGCTTTATTTAGTGGTTCTGTAGCAGAATTAACAGCAGATGAAATTGAACAAGGCTTCAAAGATGTACCATCTGTAGACCGCAGCGCAGAAGATACAGGGTTAATTGACTTACTTGTAGAAAGCAAAATTTCTCCATCAAAACGTCAAGCACGTGAAGATGTTACAAACGGTGCGATTTATATAAACGGTGAGCGCACACAAGAATTAGATTACGTTGTCACAGAAAAAGATCGCATCGAAGGGAAATTCACAATCATTCGCCGCGGTAAAAAGAAATATTTCTTAATTCGTTATTAA
- the acsA gene encoding acetate--CoA ligase: MKMETLPVIKGEHNLLNYKEAYAHFNWEEVHQHFSWHETGRVNMAYEAIDKHVKSERKNKVALYYQDGSRKEKYTFKEMKDFSNKAGNVLKNYGDVEKGDRVFIFMPRSPELYFALLGAVKLGAIVGPLFEAFMEGAVRDRLEDSEAKVLITTPELLERVPLNDLPALKTVFLVGENVEEGGKIVAFNPLFEQASKELHIEWLDREDGLILHYTSGSTGKPKGVLHAQNAMIQHYQTAKWVLDLKEDDVYWCTADPGWVTGTAYGIFAPWLVGASNLILGGRFSPEAWYEALEDYGVTVWYSAPTAFRMLMGAGQEAIKKYNLSELRHVLSVGEPLNPEVIRWGMNAFGLRIHDTWWMTETGGQVICNYPCMEIRPGSMGKPIPGVKAAIVDNEGNEVPPYTMGNLAIAKGWPAMMRGIWNNPQKYESYFMPGDWYVSGDSAYMDEDGYFWFQGRIDDVIMTSGERVGPFEVESKLIEHTAVAEAGVIGIPDPVRGEIIKAFIALRAGYEPSDELKEDIRQFVKKGLAAHAAPRQIEFRDKLPKTRSGKIMRRVLKAWELNLPTGDLSTMED, translated from the coding sequence ATGAAAATGGAAACGCTTCCTGTTATTAAAGGAGAACATAATTTACTAAATTATAAAGAAGCATACGCCCATTTTAACTGGGAAGAGGTTCATCAACATTTTTCTTGGCATGAAACGGGCCGAGTAAATATGGCGTATGAGGCAATTGACAAGCATGTAAAATCTGAACGAAAAAATAAAGTTGCCCTGTATTATCAAGATGGCTCTCGAAAAGAGAAATATACATTTAAAGAAATGAAAGATTTTTCTAATAAAGCGGGAAATGTCTTAAAAAATTACGGTGATGTGGAAAAAGGAGATCGCGTTTTTATTTTTATGCCGCGTTCCCCAGAACTATATTTTGCCCTTCTTGGTGCAGTAAAGTTAGGGGCCATTGTTGGTCCGTTATTTGAAGCATTTATGGAAGGTGCAGTACGCGATCGTTTAGAAGATAGCGAAGCGAAGGTGTTAATTACAACTCCTGAATTGTTAGAACGCGTACCATTAAATGATTTACCGGCTTTAAAAACAGTCTTTCTTGTTGGAGAAAATGTAGAAGAAGGTGGAAAAATCGTAGCGTTTAATCCGCTGTTTGAACAGGCTTCAAAAGAATTACATATCGAATGGTTAGACCGTGAAGATGGCCTGATTCTTCATTATACATCTGGCTCGACTGGTAAACCAAAAGGCGTTCTTCATGCACAAAATGCAATGATTCAGCACTATCAAACAGCTAAATGGGTGCTAGATTTAAAAGAAGATGACGTATATTGGTGTACAGCTGATCCAGGTTGGGTAACAGGAACTGCTTACGGTATTTTTGCGCCATGGTTAGTAGGAGCGTCGAATCTTATCTTAGGCGGGCGCTTTAGTCCTGAAGCTTGGTATGAGGCACTAGAAGATTACGGCGTGACAGTTTGGTACAGCGCGCCAACAGCATTCCGAATGTTAATGGGGGCTGGACAAGAAGCGATTAAAAAATATAATTTATCCGAACTTCGTCACGTATTAAGTGTTGGTGAACCGTTGAATCCAGAAGTGATTCGCTGGGGGATGAACGCTTTTGGCCTTCGTATTCATGATACGTGGTGGATGACAGAAACCGGTGGACAAGTGATTTGTAACTATCCTTGTATGGAAATTCGCCCAGGGTCAATGGGGAAACCAATTCCAGGCGTAAAAGCAGCGATTGTTGATAATGAAGGAAATGAAGTACCGCCATACACAATGGGTAATTTGGCAATTGCGAAGGGATGGCCAGCGATGATGCGTGGGATTTGGAACAATCCGCAAAAGTATGAGTCATACTTCATGCCAGGCGATTGGTATGTATCAGGCGACTCTGCGTATATGGATGAAGATGGTTACTTTTGGTTCCAAGGACGTATTGACGATGTTATTATGACATCGGGTGAACGTGTTGGTCCGTTTGAAGTAGAAAGTAAATTAATTGAGCATACTGCGGTAGCGGAAGCAGGTGTAATTGGTATTCCTGATCCAGTACGAGGGGAAATTATTAAAGCGTTTATTGCACTTCGCGCAGGGTATGAACCATCTGATGAATTAAAAGAAGATATTCGTCAATTTGTGAAAAAAGGTCTAGCAGCTCATGCAGCGCCAAGACAAATTGAATTTAGAGATAAATTACCGAAGACAAGAAGTGGTAAAATTATGCGACGCGTATTAAAGGCATGGGAGTTAAACTTACCAACAGGTGATTTATCAACGATGGAAGATTAA
- a CDS encoding GNAT family N-acetyltransferase has translation MIHKKIYNARNLKTSKGTLIIEGPVSTHNLETYEFHPDLVAFRPAEQQYKAIVAISKLPEARIIIARHDHTIIGYVTYLYPDPLERWSEGNIENVIELGAIEVAPAFRGCSVGKNLLEVSMMDDNMEDYIILTTEYYWHWDLKQTGLNVWEYRKVMEKMMNAGGLQWMATDDPEICSHPANCLMVRIGKRVDTNSIQAFDRLRFQNRFMY, from the coding sequence TTGATTCATAAAAAAATATATAATGCTAGAAACTTAAAAACATCTAAAGGAACTTTAATAATTGAAGGTCCTGTTTCTACCCATAATCTTGAAACATATGAGTTCCATCCCGATTTAGTTGCGTTTCGCCCTGCCGAGCAACAATATAAAGCCATCGTTGCAATTTCTAAATTACCAGAAGCTCGCATTATTATCGCTCGGCATGACCATACAATTATCGGATACGTTACATACTTATATCCTGATCCACTTGAAAGATGGTCAGAAGGGAATATCGAAAATGTAATTGAACTTGGAGCGATTGAAGTTGCTCCAGCATTTCGTGGCTGCTCTGTCGGAAAAAACTTACTGGAAGTTTCTATGATGGATGATAACATGGAAGATTATATTATATTAACGACTGAGTATTACTGGCATTGGGATTTAAAGCAAACTGGTTTAAATGTTTGGGAGTATCGAAAAGTAATGGAAAAAATGATGAATGCTGGTGGTTTACAATGGATGGCTACAGATGATCCAGAAATTTGTTCTCATCCTGCTAACTGTTTAATGGTTCGCATTGGCAAACGCGTCGACACCAATTCTATTCAAGCATTTGACCGTCTACGTTTCCAGAATCGATTTATGTACTAA
- a CDS encoding acetoin utilization AcuB family protein, whose protein sequence is MIVEEIMNQDVIALHPDDTIETAIRTIRTKGIRHIPIIDQNTQIVGIISDRDVRDASPSILDEQVSLDMLKQPLHLIMKHPVRTCHPLDFVEEIATLFFENKIGCLPVTKAGKLVGIISESTVLHTLVKLTGAHQPSSQIEIQVKNEPGILGKVVTIFSDLQINIVSVLVYPAKDENEKVLVFRIQTMNPLRVIEALEKKGYHVLWPNSMGMQA, encoded by the coding sequence ATGATTGTAGAAGAAATTATGAATCAAGATGTTATCGCACTGCATCCAGATGATACAATCGAAACCGCGATCCGAACAATACGTACAAAAGGGATTCGGCACATTCCAATTATCGATCAAAATACCCAAATAGTAGGCATTATTTCTGATCGAGATGTAAGAGATGCAAGTCCGTCTATCCTTGATGAGCAAGTTTCACTCGATATGTTAAAACAACCGCTTCACCTCATTATGAAACACCCTGTTAGGACTTGCCATCCTCTTGATTTCGTTGAAGAAATTGCAACATTATTTTTCGAAAATAAAATCGGTTGCCTTCCTGTCACAAAGGCTGGAAAATTAGTGGGCATTATTTCTGAATCTACAGTACTGCATACATTAGTAAAATTAACAGGAGCGCATCAACCAAGTTCTCAAATTGAAATTCAAGTAAAAAATGAACCTGGTATTCTCGGAAAAGTAGTTACTATTTTTAGTGATCTACAAATAAACATTGTAAGTGTTCTCGTCTACCCAGCAAAAGATGAGAATGAGAAGGTGCTCGTTTTCCGCATTCAAACGATGAATCCTCTAAGAGTGATTGAAGCACTTGAAAAAAAGGGGTATCACGTCTTATGGCCAAACAGTATGGGGATGCAAGCATGA